The Lutibacter sp. A64 genome segment TTCTAACTGGACAGAATTAGATGTTTGGACTTATATTGAACGCGAAGATTTAGAAATTCCTTCTATTTATTTTTCACACCCAAGAAAAACATTTGTGCGCGATGGTTTAATCTGGTCAGCTTCTGAACATGTGTACAGAGATGAAGAAGAAGTAGTAGAAGAACGTATTGTTCGTTTTAGAACTGTTGGTGATATGAGTTGTACAGCAGCAGTAGCTTCTTACGCCGAAACAATTAGTGAAGTAGTTGCTGAAATTAGAGATTCAAGTATATCTGAAAGAGGTGCAAGGATTGACGATAAAAGATCAGAAGCAGCAATGGAAGAACGTAAACAACAAGGGTACTTTTAAAATTTTCTTTAGAAAATTTTGCCTTTAGCTTTTGGCAATTAGTCAATAGCAGATTAATAAAATGATAATAAAATTTAGCCAATAGCAAAATGCGAATGGCACATAGCTAAAAAGAATGGAAGTTTTAAAAATAGCAACAGCAGGAAGTGTAGATGATGGGAAAAGTACATTAATTGGAAGATTATTGTACGATACAAAATCGTTAACAGATGATAAATTAGAAGCCATTGAACGTAGCTCTAAGCAAAAAGGGTACGATTATTTAGATTTTTCCTTAGCAACAGATGGTTTAGTAGCTGAAAGAGAACAAGGAATTACTATTGATGTAGCTCATATTTATTTTTCAACTGCAACAAAAAGTTATATAATTGCCGATACTCCAGGACACGTAGAATATACGCGTAATATGGTTACAGGCGCATCTACATCGCAAGTTGGTGTGGTTTTAATTGATGCGCGTCACGGTGTTATTGAACAAACCTATCGTCATTTTTTTATCAATAATTTATTGAGAATTAAAAATGTAATTGTAGCGGTAAATAAAATGGATTTAGTTGATTTTTCTGAAGAAAGATACAACGAAATTAAAGCAGATTTTCAAAAGGTAGTTGATAAAAGTGATTACGAAGATCAAAACATTACATTTATTCCTGTAAGCGCTTTAAAAGGAGATAATGTGGTTGAGCAATCAACAAATATGCCTTGGTTTTCAGGTAAAACCTTATTGCAATATTTAGAGGAAATAGATAGCGAAGATATTTATAATAAAGGTAAAGTACGTTTTCCGGTGCAATATGTAATTCGCCCAAAAACATCAGCATATCACGATTTTAGAGGGTATGCAGGTAAAGTGTACGGAGGTGAATTAAATGTTGGTGATGAAGTTGTTATTTTACCTTCAAAAACAAAATCAAAAATAAAAGAAATCTTCTTTTATGATAAAAAATATAAAACTGCAGCTCGTAGATCTTCAGTAACAGTTACCCTAGAAGATGATGTAAATGTGAGCCGAGGCGATATGATTGTAAAAGAAAGTGAATTGCCGAAAATTGAAAAAAAGTTTACAGCAACTGTAACTTGGATGGATAACGAAAATCTAACACCTGGCTCAAAATATGTTTTACAACACGGCGTAAATAAAGTATTGGCTAAAGTTGGAGCGATTCACAATAAAATAAATCCAGATTATTCTGGAATTGAAACAGGAGTTGAAAGTTTAAAAATGAACGATATTGCGTCTATTTCTTTTCAAGTAAATAAACCAATTTTTTTTGATGCTTTTAAAGAGCATAGAACTAACGGATCTTTTATTTTAATCGATCCACAATCTAACAATACCGTAGGAGTCGGATTTATTGAATAACTAAAAGAAAATCAATTACATATTAATTTATTGAAGCTTATAATTCCTTATGAACTAGGAATTCTATTATTACTAACTAAAAAATAAAATAGCATGCAAAGCTTTAGAAGCGAGATCGAAAATCCGATCGTCGAAAAGGATATTATTGAACTAGAAAAAAAGATTCAACAGTTTTATAAGGGTGAAATTGATGAAGATAGATTTAGAAGTTTACGTCTTGCGAGAGGTGTTTACGGTCAACGCCAATTTGGTGTTCAAATGATTCGTATTAAGTTACCTTACGGAAGAGTTACAAGTGAACAATTACACAGAATCTCTAATGTTTCAGATGAATATTCTAGAGGAAGATTGCATATTACTACGCGTCAAGATATTCAAATTCATCACGTTAGTTTAGATAGAACT includes the following:
- a CDS encoding sulfate adenylyltransferase subunit 1 codes for the protein MEVLKIATAGSVDDGKSTLIGRLLYDTKSLTDDKLEAIERSSKQKGYDYLDFSLATDGLVAEREQGITIDVAHIYFSTATKSYIIADTPGHVEYTRNMVTGASTSQVGVVLIDARHGVIEQTYRHFFINNLLRIKNVIVAVNKMDLVDFSEERYNEIKADFQKVVDKSDYEDQNITFIPVSALKGDNVVEQSTNMPWFSGKTLLQYLEEIDSEDIYNKGKVRFPVQYVIRPKTSAYHDFRGYAGKVYGGELNVGDEVVILPSKTKSKIKEIFFYDKKYKTAARRSSVTVTLEDDVNVSRGDMIVKESELPKIEKKFTATVTWMDNENLTPGSKYVLQHGVNKVLAKVGAIHNKINPDYSGIETGVESLKMNDIASISFQVNKPIFFDAFKEHRTNGSFILIDPQSNNTVGVGFIE